A window from Engraulis encrasicolus isolate BLACKSEA-1 chromosome 13, IST_EnEncr_1.0, whole genome shotgun sequence encodes these proteins:
- the LOC134461116 gene encoding E3 ubiquitin-protein ligase TRIM35-like isoform X2, translated as MASASEEDYTCPVCCDIYKDPVIMACAHSVCKACLQKFWEIKGSRECPVCRRKVSKDPSPNFALRNVCEGFLKERSQRDSAGLEVLCSLHSEKLKLFCLEDKHPVCVVCQTSKLHRGHTFSPIDEAAADMKEELNTRLGCLKKTMKTVEEVKLICDQTATHIKSQVHLTEKQIKEDFEKLHRFLRDEEAARIAALREEEEQKSQMMKEKIEKMSREISSLSDTIRAIEEEMKADDVTFMQNYKSTVERIQCMLQDPENPSGALINVAKHLGNLKFKVWLKMREIVQYTPVTLDPNTAKNNLILSEDLTSLTHCGVESQQLPDNSERFDYYSSVLAYECFSSGTHCWDVEVGDKARWNVGVMTESAERKGDTDSMSGLWSLWYHDGEYGTHVPPQPPTLLPVEQKLQRIRVHLDWDRGELAFSDPDSNTHLHTLTHTFTETVFPYFNGDPLRILPVKVMVKKKI; from the exons ATGGCGTCAGCATCAGAAGAGGACTAcacctgtcctgtgtgctgtgacatctaCAAGGATCCCGTCATAATGGCGTGTGCTCACAGCGTGTGTAAGGCCTGTCTGCAGAAATTCTGGGAAATCAAAGGATCCAGAGAATGTCCAGTCTGTAGACGAAAAGTTTCAAAGGACCCATCCCCTAACTTTGCTTTGAGAAATGTGTGTGAGGGGTTCCTAAAAGAGAGGAGCCAGAGAGATTCAGCTGGATTAGAGGTGCTATgcagtctgcacagtgagaaactcaagctcttctgtctggaggataaacatcctgtgtgtgtggtgtgccagaCCTCAAAACTACACAGAGGCCACACCTTCAGTCCTATTGATGAAGCTGCAGCAGACATGAAG GAGGAATTGAATACCAGACTGGGGTGTCTGAAAAAAAcaatgaagactgttgaagaaGTTAAATTAATCTGTGACCAAACAGCAACTCATATTAAg TCTCAGGTCCATCTTACAGAGAAACAAATCAAAGAGGATTTTGAGAAGCTTCACCGGTTTCTtcgagatgaagaggcagccaggattgctgcactgagggaggaagaggagcagaagagtcagatgatgaaggagaagattgaaaagatgagcagagagatctccTCTCTTTCGGACACGatcagagccatagaggaggagatgaaagctgatgatgtcacattcaTGCAG aactacaagagcacagtggaaag AATTCAGTGCATGCTGCAGGATCCAGAGAATccttcaggagctctgatcaatgtggcaaagcacctgggcaaccttAAGTTCAAAGTCTGGTTGAAGATGCGGGAGATTGTTCAATACA ctcctgtcactctggatcccaacacAGCAAAAAACAatctcatcctgtctgaggaCCTGACCAGTCTGACACATTGTGGTGTTGAGAGTCAGCAGCTCCCTGATAACTCAGAGAGATTTGATTACTATAGCAGTGTGCTGGCATATGAGTGCTTTAGCTCAGgaacacactgctgggatgtggaggttggggacaaGGCAAGGTGGAATGTGGGTGTAATGACAGAATCTGCCGAGAGGAAGGGAGACACTGACTCCATGAGTGGACTATGGTCCTTATGGTATCATGATGGTGAATATGGCACACATGTCCCACCACAGCCCCCCACCCTCCTGCCAGTGGAAcagaaactccagaggatcagagtgcacctggactgggacagaggggAGCTGGCATTCTCTGACCCTGATagtaacacacacctacacactctcacacacacgttcactgaGACAGTGTTTCCCTACTTTAATGGAGATCCTCTGAGGATCCTCCCAGTGAAGGTGATGGTAAAAAAGAAgatctag
- the LOC134461113 gene encoding zinc-binding protein A33-like, translated as MASSQEEDLSCPVCTEIFKDPVVLSYSHSVCQACLQQFWDSKGSKECPVCRRKSSMDNPLVNLHLKNLCETYLQEMSQRASAGSEVLFSLHSEKLKLFCLEDKQPVCVVCRDSKLHRNHSFSPIDEAATDVKEELKIKLEPLTKTLKTFKEVKLIYDQTATHIKTQVKHTEKQIKQEFEKLHLFLRDEEAARRAALKEEEGRKSQMIKEKIEKMNRDISSLSNAIKGIEEELKVDDITFLKVGPVSYSRAQCTLQDPEKLSGALINVAKHLGNLKFRVWEKMQEIVQYTPVTLDPNTAHPHLILSEDLTSVRRGDERQQLPDNPERFDLHTSVLGSEGFNSGTHCWDVEVGEYPWWNVGVMTESLQRKGKCDFKSRQWTVWYKDGKYRASATPQPDTLLTVKQKLQRIRVQLDWDRGKLTFTNPDNDTHLHTFTHTFTERVLPDFNNGNAGSLLSILPSKTSIRVEQHS; from the exons ATGGCGTCTTCTCAAGAGGAGGACCTGTCCTGTCCCGTCTGTACGGAGATCTTCAAGGATCCTGTGGTACTGTCCTACAGCCACAGtgtgtgccag gcctgtctGCAGCAGTTCTGGGACTCCAAAGGGTCCAAAGAATGTCCAGTCTGCAGGAGGAAATCCTCAATGGACAATCCTCTAGTCAACCTTCACCTGAAGAACCTGTGTGAGACTTACTTACAGGAGATGAGTCAGAGAGCTTCAGCAGGGTCTGAGGTGCTCTTcagtctgcacagtgagaaactcaagctcttctgtttggaggataaacagcctgtgtgtgttgtgtgtagagaTTCAAAACTACACAGAAACCACTCCTTCAGTCCCATCGATGAAGCTGCAACAGATGTGAAG GAGGAACTAAAGATCAAACTGGAGCCCCTTACAAAGACACTGAAGACATTTAAGGAAGTTAAACTCATCTATGATCAAACAGCCACACATATCAAG ACTCAAGTCAAGCACACAGAGAAGCAGATCaagcaggagtttgagaagcttcacctctttctacgagatgaagaggcagccaggagAGCTGCactgaaggaggaagaggggaggaagagtcaGATGataaaggagaagattgagaagatgaACAGAGATATCTCATCTCTTTCAAACGCAATCAAGGGCATAGAAGAGGAGCTGAAAGTTGATGATATCACATTTCTGAAGGTgggacctgtca gttattccagagcccagtgcacactgcaggatccagagaagctttcaggagctctgatcaatgtggcaaagcacctgggcaatctgaagttcagagtctgggagaagatgcaggagattgttcaataca ctcctgtcactctggatcccaacactgcacacccacatctcatcctgtctgaggatctgaccagtgtgagacgtggtgatgagagacagcagcttcctgataatccagagagatttgatcTCCATACCAGTgtgctgggctctgagggctttaactcagggacacactgctgggatgtggaggttggggagtACCCATGGTGGAATGTAGGTGTGatgacagagtctctccagaggaaggggAAGTGTGACTTTAAGAGTAGACAGTGGACTGTGTGGTATAAAGATGGTAAATATAGAGCAAGTGCCACTCCACAGCCTGACACTCTACTCACTGTGAAGCAGAAgctccagaggatcagagtgcagctggactgggacagaggaaagctgaCATTCACTAACCCTGATAatgacacacacctacacaccttcacacacactttcactgagagagtgTTGCCTGACTTCAATAATGGCAATGCAGGCTCTCTTCTGAGCATTCTACCCTCGAAAACCTCAATAAGAGTAGAGCAGCACAGTTAA
- the LOC134461116 gene encoding E3 ubiquitin-protein ligase TRIM35-like isoform X1 has protein sequence MASASEEDYTCPVCCDIYKDPVIMACAHSVCKACLQKFWEIKGSRECPVCRRKVSKDPSPNFALRNVCEGFLKERSQRDSAGLEVLCSLHSEKLKLFCLEDKHPVCVVCQTSKLHRGHTFSPIDEAAADMKEELNTRLGCLKKTMKTVEEVKLICDQTATHIKSQVHLTEKQIKEDFEKLHRFLRDEEAARIAALREEEEQKSQMMKEKIEKMSREISSLSDTIRAIEEEMKADDVTFMQVNPEFYSRIQCMLQDPENPSGALINVAKHLGNLKFKVWLKMREIVQYTPVTLDPNTAKNNLILSEDLTSLTHCGVESQQLPDNSERFDYYSSVLAYECFSSGTHCWDVEVGDKARWNVGVMTESAERKGDTDSMSGLWSLWYHDGEYGTHVPPQPPTLLPVEQKLQRIRVHLDWDRGELAFSDPDSNTHLHTLTHTFTETVFPYFNGDPLRILPVKVMVKKKI, from the exons ATGGCGTCAGCATCAGAAGAGGACTAcacctgtcctgtgtgctgtgacatctaCAAGGATCCCGTCATAATGGCGTGTGCTCACAGCGTGTGTAAGGCCTGTCTGCAGAAATTCTGGGAAATCAAAGGATCCAGAGAATGTCCAGTCTGTAGACGAAAAGTTTCAAAGGACCCATCCCCTAACTTTGCTTTGAGAAATGTGTGTGAGGGGTTCCTAAAAGAGAGGAGCCAGAGAGATTCAGCTGGATTAGAGGTGCTATgcagtctgcacagtgagaaactcaagctcttctgtctggaggataaacatcctgtgtgtgtggtgtgccagaCCTCAAAACTACACAGAGGCCACACCTTCAGTCCTATTGATGAAGCTGCAGCAGACATGAAG GAGGAATTGAATACCAGACTGGGGTGTCTGAAAAAAAcaatgaagactgttgaagaaGTTAAATTAATCTGTGACCAAACAGCAACTCATATTAAg TCTCAGGTCCATCTTACAGAGAAACAAATCAAAGAGGATTTTGAGAAGCTTCACCGGTTTCTtcgagatgaagaggcagccaggattgctgcactgagggaggaagaggagcagaagagtcagatgatgaaggagaagattgaaaagatgagcagagagatctccTCTCTTTCGGACACGatcagagccatagaggaggagatgaaagctgatgatgtcacattcaTGCAGGTGAA TCCTGAATTCTATTCCAGAATTCAGTGCATGCTGCAGGATCCAGAGAATccttcaggagctctgatcaatgtggcaaagcacctgggcaaccttAAGTTCAAAGTCTGGTTGAAGATGCGGGAGATTGTTCAATACA ctcctgtcactctggatcccaacacAGCAAAAAACAatctcatcctgtctgaggaCCTGACCAGTCTGACACATTGTGGTGTTGAGAGTCAGCAGCTCCCTGATAACTCAGAGAGATTTGATTACTATAGCAGTGTGCTGGCATATGAGTGCTTTAGCTCAGgaacacactgctgggatgtggaggttggggacaaGGCAAGGTGGAATGTGGGTGTAATGACAGAATCTGCCGAGAGGAAGGGAGACACTGACTCCATGAGTGGACTATGGTCCTTATGGTATCATGATGGTGAATATGGCACACATGTCCCACCACAGCCCCCCACCCTCCTGCCAGTGGAAcagaaactccagaggatcagagtgcacctggactgggacagaggggAGCTGGCATTCTCTGACCCTGATagtaacacacacctacacactctcacacacacgttcactgaGACAGTGTTTCCCTACTTTAATGGAGATCCTCTGAGGATCCTCCCAGTGAAGGTGATGGTAAAAAAGAAgatctag